One genomic segment of Nothobranchius furzeri strain GRZ-AD chromosome 10, NfurGRZ-RIMD1, whole genome shotgun sequence includes these proteins:
- the LOC107386898 gene encoding trafficking regulator of GLUT4 1, with protein sequence MAINTDAAFGKSALGEREVSNPANFQDTEKLLSTATTEPTGETNIKSSDSFSLNIRGSVRSLDADQDGHRSQVKSGSVGHLTAPPRSSSRMSMGQLSSPVPPGSAPSFYLWLALLSCFCPAWPINISALWYANVSRTVLHTGDVEGARKYGRRSMLLSILAMIVGVAIIVFIVLTIELR encoded by the exons ATGGCTATCAACACTGATGCCGCCTTTGGGAAAAGCGCCCTCGGTGAGAGAGAAGTTTCCAACCCGGCTAACTTCCAGGACACGGAGAAGCTGCTGAGCACCGCCACCACCGAGCCAACCGGCGAGACCAACATCAAATCATCGGACTCCTTCTCCCTGAACATCAGAGGGAGCGTCCGGTCTCTGGACGCGGACCAGGATGGGCACAGATCCCAGGTGAAATCAGGCTCCGTTGGACACCTGACGGCCCCACCCAGATCCAGCTCTCGGATGAGTATGGGCCAGCTGTCCTCCCCGGTGCCGCCCGGCTCCGCGCCCTCCTTTTACCTCTGGCTCGCCCTGCTGTCCTGCTTCTGTCCCGCTTGGCCGATCAACATATCCGCCCTGTGGTACGCAAACGTG TCgaggacagttctccacaccggaGACGTCGAAGGGGCGAGGAAGTATGGGCGTCGATCAATGCTGCTGAGCATTCTGGCAATGATAGTGGGTGTGGCGATAATCGTCTTCATAGTGTTAACAATAG AGCTGCGGTGA
- the LOC107386897 gene encoding Golgi SNAP receptor complex member 1 isoform X1 produces the protein MKYDTYFHLTADDDTPTSAMATGSNYWEDLRKQARQLENELDMKLVSFSKLCTSYSSGHDHQTRPRSDSFGPQDNMVVAMTTEVEQLLAKLAVINDKMAEYTSSPGASSQNAALMHTLQRHRDILQDYTHEFHKTKSNFFSLREREDLLGSVHRDIESYKNSSGVNNRRTELFLKEHEHLRNSDRLIDNAISIAMATKENITFQRGMLKSIQTRVTTLANRFPAINSLIQKINLRKRRDSLILGGVIGVCTILLLLYTFR, from the exons ATGAAGTACGACACTTATTTCCACTTGACGGCTGACGATGACACACCAACATCAGCCATGGCAACCGGCAGCAACTATTGGGAAG ATTTACGTAAACAGGCCAGGCAGCTGGAGAATGAGCTGGACATGAAGCTGGTCTCCTTTAGTAAGCTGTGCACCAGTTACAGCAGCGGCCACGACCATCAGACAAGACCCAG GTCAGATTCTTTTGGCCCACAAGATAACATGGTCGTTGCCATGACGACTGAAGTGGAGCAGCTCTTGGCTAAA CTTGCTGTGATCAATGACAAGATGGCAGAATACACAAGCTCTCCTGGAGCCTCATCACAGAATGCAGCACTGATGCACACCTTACAGAGACACAGAGACATTTTACAG GATTACACTCATGAGTTTCATAAAACGAAAAGCAATTTCTTCAGCCTGCGAGAGCGAGAGGACCTGCTGGGTTCTGTTCACAGAGACATTGA GTCCTACAAGAACAGCTCAGGGGTGAACAACAGAAGGACTGAGCTCTTCCTGAAGGAACACGAACACCTCAGAAA CTCAGATCGACTCATCGACAACGCAATAAG CATCGCCATGGCTACCAAAGAGAACATCACATTTCAGCGTGGGATGCTGAAGTCCATTCAAACCAGGGTCACAACTTTGGCCA ATCGTTTTCCTGCCATCAACAGTCTCATCCAGAAAATCAATTTGCGCAAGAGGCGGGACTCCCTAATCCTAGGTGGGGTGATTGGCGTCTGCACCATCCTTCTGCTGCTCTACACTTTCCGCTGA
- the LOC107386897 gene encoding Golgi SNAP receptor complex member 1 isoform X2 has translation MTHQHQPWQPAATIGKARQLENELDMKLVSFSKLCTSYSSGHDHQTRPRSDSFGPQDNMVVAMTTEVEQLLAKLAVINDKMAEYTSSPGASSQNAALMHTLQRHRDILQDYTHEFHKTKSNFFSLREREDLLGSVHRDIESYKNSSGVNNRRTELFLKEHEHLRNSDRLIDNAISIAMATKENITFQRGMLKSIQTRVTTLANRFPAINSLIQKINLRKRRDSLILGGVIGVCTILLLLYTFR, from the exons ATGACACACCAACATCAGCCATGGCAACCGGCAGCAACTATTGGGAAG GCCAGGCAGCTGGAGAATGAGCTGGACATGAAGCTGGTCTCCTTTAGTAAGCTGTGCACCAGTTACAGCAGCGGCCACGACCATCAGACAAGACCCAG GTCAGATTCTTTTGGCCCACAAGATAACATGGTCGTTGCCATGACGACTGAAGTGGAGCAGCTCTTGGCTAAA CTTGCTGTGATCAATGACAAGATGGCAGAATACACAAGCTCTCCTGGAGCCTCATCACAGAATGCAGCACTGATGCACACCTTACAGAGACACAGAGACATTTTACAG GATTACACTCATGAGTTTCATAAAACGAAAAGCAATTTCTTCAGCCTGCGAGAGCGAGAGGACCTGCTGGGTTCTGTTCACAGAGACATTGA GTCCTACAAGAACAGCTCAGGGGTGAACAACAGAAGGACTGAGCTCTTCCTGAAGGAACACGAACACCTCAGAAA CTCAGATCGACTCATCGACAACGCAATAAG CATCGCCATGGCTACCAAAGAGAACATCACATTTCAGCGTGGGATGCTGAAGTCCATTCAAACCAGGGTCACAACTTTGGCCA ATCGTTTTCCTGCCATCAACAGTCTCATCCAGAAAATCAATTTGCGCAAGAGGCGGGACTCCCTAATCCTAGGTGGGGTGATTGGCGTCTGCACCATCCTTCTGCTGCTCTACACTTTCCGCTGA
- the LOC107386899 gene encoding beta-crystallin A1, with amino-acid sequence MALTNPTPMGPWKITVYDQEYFQGRRMEFTASCQNIMECGMENIRSLKIECGAWVGYEHSSFCGQQFVLEKGDYPRFEAYSGSNSYRIERMISFRPICCANHKESRMTIFEKENMMGRQFELCDDYPSLQAMGWMNNEVGSMQVHCGAFVCYQYPGYRGHQYIVECDCHGGEYKCYREFGSHSQTPQIQSIRRIQH; translated from the exons ATGGCTCTGACTAACCCCACGCCCATGGGCCCATGGAAG ATCACCGTGTACGACCAGGAGTACTTCCAGGGCAGGCGTATGGAGTTCACCGCCAGCTGCCAGAACATCATGGAGTGTGGGATGGAGAACATTCGCTCTCTGAAGATTGAGTGTGGCGC CTGGGTTGGTTACGAGCACTCTAGCTTCTGTGGTCAGCAGTTTGTGCTGGAGAAGGGAGACTACCCTCGCTTTGAAGCCTACAGCGGCAGCAACTCCTACCGCATTGAGAGGATGATCTCCTTCAGGCCCATCTGCTGCGCT AACCACAAGGAATCCCGTATGACCATCTTTGAGAAGGAGAACATGATGGGTCGTCAGTTCGAGCTGTGCGATGACTACCCCTCTCTGCAGGCCATGGGCTGGATGAACAATGAGGTTGGATCCATGCAGGTTCATTGTGGAGC CTTTGTGTGCTACCAGTACCCTGGTTACCGTGGACACCAGTACATCGTGGAGTGCGACTGTCACGGAGGCGAGTACAAGTGCTATCGAGAGTTTGGCTCCCACTCCCAGACTCCTCAGATTCAGTCAATCAGGAGGATCCAGCACTAA